The following coding sequences are from one Panicum hallii strain FIL2 chromosome 5, PHallii_v3.1, whole genome shotgun sequence window:
- the LOC112892060 gene encoding callose synthase 11-like: MSLRRNRRAAAAAAAAAAAAAGGGGGYPEPAAYNIIPIHDVVMHGEHPSLRFPEVRAAVEALAHAEDLPAPPLARAWDAFRADLFDWLGATFGFQLHNVRNQREHLVLLLANAQLRAGGTLPLDHPADVLHHSIARGIRKKLLKNYTSWCSYLGKRPHVYVPGAGRRVQGVGPDTRRDLLYTAMYLLIWGEAANLRFMPECLCYIFHYMALDLNHVIDQSIDVETGRPSIPAVHGEDAFLEKVVTPIYNVLKAEVEFSRNGTKPHSAWRNYDDVNEYFWSRRVFKRLQWPLSPARSFFIQPGNAGRIGKTGFVEQRSFWNVYRSFDRVWVMLILFFQAAMIVAWDGRTPWDSLRFRDIQVRVLSVFITWAALRIVQAVLDAGTQYSLVRRETALLAVRMVLKVFVAVGWTITFIVLYVRMWDQRWRDRRWSFAANSRVLNYLEAAAVFIIPQVLALVLFIVPWIRNFLEKTNWRILYVLTWWFQTRTFVGRGVREGLIDNIKYTTFWVCLLTAKFMFSYFLQIKPMVGPTKTILSLHDIRRNWFEFMPHTERIAVILLWIPVVLIYLMDIQIWYAVFSSLTGALIGLFSHLGEIRSVEQLRLRFQFFASAMQFNLMPEEHLDAQRGGLRSKLYDAINRLKLRYGFGRPYRKIEANEVEAKRFALIWNEIIQTFREEDIISDKEVELLELPPVVWKIRVVRWPCFLLNNELLLALSQAKELVADDRTHWARICNNEYRRCAVIEAYDSIRHLLLEIIEERTVEHIIVSQLFLAFDAEMDNGKFSEEYKLELLPEIHSSVITLVELLLKEKKDQTKIVNTLQTLYVFAIHDFPKKKKDMEQLRQAKLAPSKPEESSLLFEDVIKCPSNDDVSFYKQVRRLHTILTSRDSMNNVPKNPEARQRITFFSNSLFMNMPRAPTVEKMMAFSVLTPYYNEDVMYNRDQLRRENEDGVSILFYLQKIYEDDWWNFLERMRREGMTNDDEIWTVKYQELRLWASYRGQTLARTVRGMMYYHRALKMLAFLDTASEVDITEGTKHLASFGSIRHENDVYPMNGGLQQRRQRRLDRGTSTVSQLFKGQEDGAALMKYTYVVACQIYGNQKIARDQRAEDILTLMKKNEALRVAYVDEVHHQGYTQYYSVLVKFDQSLHREVEIYRIRLPGPLRLGEGKPENQNHAIIFTRGDAVQTIDMNQDNYFEEALKMRNLLEQYNYYHGSRKPTLLGVREHVFTGSVSSLAWFMSAQETSFVTLGQRVLANPLKVRMHYGHPDVFDRLWFLTRGGLSKASRVINISEDIFAGFNCTLRGGNVSHHEYIQVGKGRDVGLNQISMFEAKVSSGNGEQTLSRDIYRLGHRLDFFRMLSVFYTTVGFYFNTMLVVLTVYTFVWGRLYLALSGLEAGIQGSANSTNNKALGTVLNQQFIIQIGLFTALPMIIENSLEQGFLPAIWDFFTMQMNFSSLFYTFSMGTKSHYYGRTILHGGAKYRATGRGFVVQHKSFAENYRLYARSHFIKAIELGIILTVYAAHSVIARNTLVYIVMNISSWFLVVSWIMAPFAFNPSGFDWLKTVYDFDDFMNWIWYPGGLFSKPEQSWEVWWYEEQDHLRTTGLWGKILEILLDLRYFFFQYGVVYQLKIANNSRSIAVYLLSWICVAVIFGVFVLMSYARDKYAAKHHLYYRLVQTAVIILVVLVLVIFLKFTKFEIIDIFTSLLAFIPTGWGLISIAQVIRPFIESTVVWNSVISVARLYEILLGVLVMAPVALLSWLPGFQEMQTRVLFNEGFSRGLQISRILTGKKANTA, from the coding sequence ATGAGCCTCCGCCGcaaccgccgcgccgccgccgccgccgccgcggcggcggcggcggcggcgggaggaggagggggttACCCGGAGCCGGCGGCGTACAACATCATCCCGATCCACGACGTGGTGATGCACGGGGAGCACCCGTCGCTGCGGTTCCCGGAGGTGCGCGCGGCCGTGGAGGCGCTGGCGCACGCTGAGGACctgccggcgccgccgctcgcccgcgcgtgGGACGCCTTCCGCGCCGACCTCTTCGACTGGCTCGGCGCCACCTTCGGCTTCCAGCTCCACAACGTCCGCAACCAGCGGGAGCACCTCGTGCTCCTCCTCGCCAACGCGCAGCTCCGCGCGGGCGGGACCCTCCCCCTGGACCACCCCGCCGACGTGCTGCACCACTCCATCGCGCGCGGCATCCGGAAGAAGCTCCTCAAGAACTACACGTCCTGGTGCTCGTACCTCGGCAAGAGGCCGCATGTCTATGTGcccggcgccggccgccgcgttCAGGGGGTCGGCCCGGACACTCGCCGCGACCTACTGTACACCGCTATGTACCTCCTCATCTGGGGGGAGGCGGCCAATTTGAGGTTCATGCCCGAGTGCCTCTGCTACATCTTCCACTACATGGCGCTCGACCTCAATCATGTCATCGACCAGTCGATTGATGTCGAGACAGGGAGGCCATCCATTCCTGCGGTGCATGGTGAGGATGCTTTCCTTGAGAAGGTCGTGACGCCAATTTATAATGTGCTCAAGGCCGAGGTGGAGTTTAGCCGGAATGGGACCAAACCTCACTCGGCCTGGAGGAATTATGATGATGTGAATGAGTACTTCTGGAGCCGCAGAGTTTTCAAGCGGCTCCAGTGGCCCCTATCTCCGGCGAGGAGTTTCTTTATACAGCCAGGAAATGCTGGGCGTATTGGCAAGACTGGTTTTGTTGAGCAGAGGTCATTCTGGAATGTTTACCGTAGCTTTGATCGGGTATGGGTGATGCTCATTCTGTTCTTTCAAGCAGCTATGATTGTTGCATGGGACGGTCGCACTCCTTGGGATAGCCTTCGCTTCCGTGACATCCAGGTCCGGGTGCTGTCTGTGTTCATCACCTGGGCTGCGCTGCGCATTGTGCAGGCTGTGCTTGATGCAGGAACACAGTACAGTCTTGTGAGGCGGGAGACTGCATTGCTCGCTGTCCGGATGGTGCTCAAGGTGTTTGTGGCAGTTGGGTGGACTATCACATTCATTGTGCTCTATGTTCGAATGTGGGATCAGAGGTGGCGTGATCGCAGGTGGTCTTTTGCTGCCAATTCAAGGGTGTTGAACTACCTGGAGGCAGCTGCTGTGTTTATCATCCCACAGGTGCTTGCACTTGTGCTCTTCATCGTCCCATGGATTCGGAATTTTCTGGAGAAAACCAACTGGCGAATTCTATATGTTCTCACCTGGTGGTTCCAGACCCGAACATTTGTTGGGCGTGGTGTGAGGGAGGGACTCATTGATAACATCAAATATACCACATTCTGGGTGTGCCTTCTCACTGCTAAGTTCATGTTCAGTTACTTTCTCCAGATTAAGCCGATGGTGGGGCCAACAAAGACAATTCTCAGCCTCCATGACATCCGGCGTAACTGGTTTGAGTTTATGCCTCACACAGAGCGGATTGCTGTAATCTTGCTGTGGATTCCAGTTGTCCTTATTTATCTCATGGATATTCAGATATGGTATGCAGTCTTCTCATCACTTACGGGGGCACTTATTGGGCTGTTCTCACATCTGGGGGAGATTCGCAGTGTTGAGCAGCTGCGCTTGAGGTTCCAGTTCTTTGCAAGTGCGATGCAGTTCAATTTGATGCCAGAGGAGCACCTGGATGCTCAGCGTGGTGGCCTCCGAAGCAAGCTGTATGATGCAATCAATCGTCTGAAGCTGAGATATGGCTTTGGTCGTCCATATCGGAAGATTGAAGCTAATGAGGTGGAAGCTAAGAGGTTTGCCCTGATATGGAATGAAATTATTCAGACATTTAGAGAAGAGGACATCATTAGTGACAAGGAAGTTGAGCTTCTTGAGCTGCCACCAGTTGTGTGGAAAATTCGTGTGGTACGGTGGCCATGCTTCCTGCTAAATAATGAGCTGCTTCTTGCTCTCAGTCAGGCAAAAGAGCTGGTAGCTGATGACAGGACACACTGGGCAAGGATATGTAACAATGAGTACAGGCGATGTGCTGTCATTGAAGCTTATGACAGTATACGTCACTTACTACTGGAGATAATTGAGGAGAGAACTGTTGAGCACATTATAGTCAGTCAGCTGTTCCTTGCATTTGATGCTGAAATGGATAATGGGAAATTTTCTGAAGAATATAAGCTAGAGCTGTTACCTGAAATCCATTCATCTGTAATCACCTTAGTGGAACTGTTGCTGAAGGAGAAGAAGGATCAGACCAAGATAGTTAATACCTTGCAGACGCTTTATGTCTTTGCAATTCATGATTTTCCAAAGAAAAAGAAGGACATGGAACAGCTGAGGCAAGCAAAGCTAGCACCATCAAAGCCAGAGGAATCCAGTCTCCTCTTTGAGGATGTCATAAAATGCCCCAGCAATGATGATGTTAGCTTCTACAAACAGGTGAGGCGCCTCCATACAATTCTCACATCCAGGGATTCTATGAACAATGTCCCAAAGAATCCTGAGGCCCGACAGCGTATAACTTTCTTCAGCAACTCTCTATTCATGAATATGCCTCGTGCTCCAACAGTTGAGAAGATGATGGCATTCAGTGTTTTAACCCCATACTACAATGAGGATGTGATGTACAACAGGGACCAGCTTCGTCGTGAGAATGAAGATGGTGTCTCGATTTTGTTTTATCTCCAAAAGATCTATGAAGACGATTGGTGGAACTTTTTAGAACGTATGCGGAGGGAAGGAATGACTAATGATGATGAAATTTGGACTGTGAAATATCAGGAGCTTCGACTTTGGGCCTCGTATAGAGGCCAGACCTTAGCACGGACTGTTAGGGGAATGATGTATTACCACAGGGCTCTCAAGATGCTTGCTTTTCTTGATACTGCCTCTGAGGTAGACATTACAGAGGGGACGAAACATCTTGCATCCTTTGGTTCAATTAGGCATGAGAATGATGTGTATCCCATGAATGGTGGTTTGCAGCAACGACGGCAGAGGAGGTTAGACAGAGGAACCAGTACTGTAAGCCAATTGTTCAAAGGCCAGGAAGATGGTGCTGCTCTCATGAAGTACACCTATGTGGTCGCTTGCCAGATATATGGAAACCAGAAAATTGCTAGAGATCAACGTGCTGAAGATATTTTGACTCTCATGAAGAAAAATGAGGCACTCCGAGTTGCTTATGTTGATGAGGTCCATCACCAGGGCTATACTCAATACTATTCTGTCCTGGTAAAGTTTGACCAGAGCTTGCATAGGGAGGTTGAGATATACCGGATTAGGTTACCAGGTCCGCTGAGGCTTGGGGAAGGAAAGCCTGAAAACCAGAATCATGCTATTATATTCACAAGAGGAGATGCAGTTCAAACAATTGACATGAACCAGGATAATTATTTTGAGGAGGCACTTAAAATGCGTAACCTGTTAGAGCAGTACAACTATTATCATGGGAGCAGAAAACCAACACTTCTGGGAGTTCGAGAGCATGTTTTCACTGGATCCGTATCTTCACTTGCTTGGTTCATGTCTGCACAGGAGACAAGCTTCGTTACCCTTGGTCAGCGGGTCCTAGCTAATCCATTGAAGGTTCGGATGCATTATGGGCATCCTGATGTATTTGATCGTCTTTGGTTTTTGACTCGGGGTGGTTTAAGTAAGGCATCAAGAGTGATCAATATCAGCGAGGACATATTCGCTGGTTTCAACTGTACCCTGCGTGGTGGCAATGTTAGTCACCATGAATATATTCAGGTCGGTAAGGGCCGTGATGTTGGCCTCAATCAGATATCAATGTTCGAAGCAAAGGTTTCCAGTGGCAATGGTGAGCAGACCCTTAGTAGGGATATCTACAGACTTGGTCATAGACTGGATTTCTTCCGGATGCTCTCTGTGTTTTATACAACAGTAGGGTTCTACTTCAACACAATGCTGGTGGTCTTGACAGTTTACACATTTGTTTGGGGACGCCTGTATCTAGCTCTCAGTGGTCTTGAGGCTGGTATTCAGGGCAGTGCTAATTCAACCAACAACAAAGCCTTGGGTACTGTGCTTAATCAACAATTCATCATACAAATTGGCCTCTTCACTGCCTTGCCAATGATTATAGAAAACTCTCTTGAACAAGGTTTTCTACCTGCTATCTGGGATTTTTTCACAATGCAAATGAATTTTTCATCTCTGTTCTacacattttccatgggaacgAAGAGCCATTACTATGGCCGGACAATCCTTCATGGCGGTGCAAAGTACCGTGCTACTGGTCGTGGTTTTGTTGTGCAACACAAGAGTTTTGCTGAAAATTACAGGCTTTATGCTAGGAGCCACTTTATAAAGGCAATAGAACTTGGAATAATATTGACTGTGTATGCTGCTCACAGTGTTATTGCCAGGAATACACTTGTTTACATAGTCATGAATATATctagctggtttctggtggtaTCATGGATTATGGCTCCATTTGCCTTTAATCCGTCTGGTTTTGACTGGCTGAAAACAGTGTACGATTTTGACGATTTCATGAACTGGATCTGGTATCCTGGTGGTCTCTTTTCTAAGCCTGAGCAGAGCTGGGAAGTGTGGTGGTATGAGGAGCAAGATCATCTACGGACCACTGGTCTTTGGGGAAAGATTTTGGAAATACTGTTAGATCTCAGGTACTTCTTTTTCCAGTATGGGGTTGTATACCAGCTGAAGATAGCAAACAATAGCAGAAGTATTGCTGTTTATCTGCTTTCCTGGATATGTGTggctgtgatttttggtgtgtttGTCCTAATGTCCTATGCTCGAGACAAGTATGCAGCAAAGCATCACCTTTACTACAGGCTTGTCCAAACTGCCGTCATCATTCTTGTGGTGCTCGTGCTGGTAATATTTCTGAAGTTCACAAAATTTGAAATCATTGACATCTTCACTAGTCTTTTGGCATTCATTCCTACTGGTTGGGGCTTGATTTCAATCGCTCAAGTAATTCGGCCATTTATCGAATCCACTGTGGTATGGAACAGTGTTATTTCTGTGGCACGTTTATATGAGATACTACTTGGGGTGCTCGTTATGGCTCCAGTTGCGTTGTTGTCCTGGTTGCCGGGATTTCAAGAGATGCAGACAAGGGTACTTTTCAATGAAGGTTTCAGCAGGGGCCTCCAGATATCCCGCATTCTTACTGGCAAAAAAGCGAATACAGCTTGA
- the LOC112894081 gene encoding uncharacterized protein At4g28440-like: protein MASAAAKRKPVFVKVDQLKPGTAGHTLVAKVLSSKTVLQKGRPGAAAAGPAARPTRIAECLIGDETGCILFTARNEQVDLLKPESTVIIRNAKIDMFKGSMRLAVDKWGRIEVTEPASFNVKEDNNLSLVEYELVNVAEE, encoded by the exons atggcctcggcggcggcgaagcGGAAGCCGGTGTTCGTCAAGGTGGACCAGCTCAAGCCCGGCACGGCCGGCCACACGCTCGTCGCCAAGGTGCTCAGCTCCAAGACAGTCCTCCAGAAGGGCCGCCCCGGCGCTGCCGCTGCCGgcccggcggcgcggcccaCCAGGATCGCCGAGTGCCTCATCGGCGACGAGACCGGCTGCATCCTCTTCACCGCCCGCAACGAGCAGG TTGATTTGTTGAAGCCTGAAAGCACTGTTATTATCCGCAATGCAAAGATTGATATGTTCAAAGGTTCAATGAGACTTGCTGTGGACAAATGGGGCCGCATTGAAGTCACTGAACCAGCAAGCTTCAATGTTAAGGAGGACAACAATCTCTCACTTGTGGAGTATGAGCTTGTCAACGTTGCCGAAGAGTGA
- the LOC112894082 gene encoding protein NUCLEAR FUSION DEFECTIVE 6, chloroplastic/mitochondrial-like isoform X2: MAAAAARSFLRSSAPSSLRSAAARAASRAGPAPLPRRMPTSAPRVLLRSPVEMSSVCLESLMPMHSATASALMTSLLAAPACKGFGWLSEGL, translated from the exons atggccgccgccgccgcgagatCCTTCCTCCGATCCAGCGCTCCCTCGTCACTCCGCAGCGCGGCGGCCAGAGCCGCCTCGCGTGCGGGGCCGGCTCCGCTGCCGAGGCGGATGCCCACCTCTGCCCCCCGCGTCCTTCTAAG GTCGCCGGTGGAGATGAGCAGCGTGTGTCTGGAGTCCCTGATGCCCATGCACAGCGCCACGGCGTCGGCGCTCATGACTTCGCTTCTCGCCGCCCCGGCTTGCAAGGGATTCGGTTGGCTCTCGGAAG GCCTGTGA
- the LOC112894082 gene encoding protein NUCLEAR FUSION DEFECTIVE 6, chloroplastic/mitochondrial-like isoform X1 produces the protein MAAAAARSFLRSSAPSSLRSAAARAASRAGPAPLPRRMPTSAPRVLLRSPVEMSSVCLESLMPMHSATASALMTSLLAAPACKGFGWLSEGQDETR, from the exons atggccgccgccgccgcgagatCCTTCCTCCGATCCAGCGCTCCCTCGTCACTCCGCAGCGCGGCGGCCAGAGCCGCCTCGCGTGCGGGGCCGGCTCCGCTGCCGAGGCGGATGCCCACCTCTGCCCCCCGCGTCCTTCTAAG GTCGCCGGTGGAGATGAGCAGCGTGTGTCTGGAGTCCCTGATGCCCATGCACAGCGCCACGGCGTCGGCGCTCATGACTTCGCTTCTCGCCGCCCCGGCTTGCAAGGGATTCGGTTGGCTCTCGGAAG GTCAAGATGAAACTAGATGA
- the LOC112894082 gene encoding protein NUCLEAR FUSION DEFECTIVE 6, chloroplastic/mitochondrial-like isoform X3: MAAAAARSFLRSSAPSSLRSAAARAASRAGPAPLPRRMPTSAPRVLLRSPVEMSSVCLESLMPMHSATASALMTSLLAAPACKGFGWLSEDG, translated from the exons atggccgccgccgccgcgagatCCTTCCTCCGATCCAGCGCTCCCTCGTCACTCCGCAGCGCGGCGGCCAGAGCCGCCTCGCGTGCGGGGCCGGCTCCGCTGCCGAGGCGGATGCCCACCTCTGCCCCCCGCGTCCTTCTAAG GTCGCCGGTGGAGATGAGCAGCGTGTGTCTGGAGTCCCTGATGCCCATGCACAGCGCCACGGCGTCGGCGCTCATGACTTCGCTTCTCGCCGCCCCGGCTTGCAAGGGATTCGGTTGGCTCTCGGAAG ATGGATGA